GAGCCATGATTGAATAGGGGAAAATATCGCGAACGGGTCGGCAAGCAATTGCCTATCATGAGCAGAGGAGTCAACATATGAAACGTCTTCTAATTGTCGATGATGAACAGGATCATCGGTTGGTGTTGCAAGACATGCTTCAAAGTCACGACTATATGTGTGATGAAGCTAATGACGGCATCATGGCGGCCGAAAAACTGTTGAGGTACTCGTATGATCTGGTGGTGACCGACTGCAATATGCCCAGGATGGATGGTCTGCAGCTTATCGATTACATGTCTGACCATCCGAGTCTTCGCACGCTTCCGGTCATCCTTGTCACCGGCGTGATGCCTTGCTTGAGTGCGCGGGTTCGGGGCAACACAAACCTAAGAGCTGTGCATACCAAACCCTATGACATCAAAAGACTGTTGGCGTCTATAGCCAAAGCTTCTCATGAGGCAGCATGCGAAATCCCATTAGCTGGATAAGCACAAGATCGCATTGATAGAATGTATCGCCATGAAAGGAATGATAGTCTAGTGATCATGAATAGAAAAGATATGGAAATTATTCCTCTTGTCCTAGCTTGTTTTCTGCTCATGCTCCTCGTATGCATCGTGTGGGAGCTGCAATGAGACTTTCCTGTGTTTCCACAGAACAGCACGAAC
The genomic region above belongs to Nitrospirales bacterium and contains:
- a CDS encoding response regulator produces the protein MKRLLIVDDEQDHRLVLQDMLQSHDYMCDEANDGIMAAEKLLRYSYDLVVTDCNMPRMDGLQLIDYMSDHPSLRTLPVILVTGVMPCLSARVRGNTNLRAVHTKPYDIKRLLASIAKASHEAACEIPLAG